One window from the genome of Gambusia affinis linkage group LG14, SWU_Gaff_1.0, whole genome shotgun sequence encodes:
- the polr1f gene encoding DNA-directed RNA polymerase I subunit RPA43: MANLDHAEDDQNHVKMPGELPAADSPVKPNQGSRTPGGTPSTIPSFAAASELLSAPYSCLVLNTHRRHVALPPVYLNKKRTGIQEELDAELLKFSPSLHGVPLAYDNIRIVTQHGDIYDDSGYIHMDIEANFIVFQPEKGQKLLGKVNKLGVSHVGCLVHGCFNASIPKPSLVSVETWRDGGPRIGSELEFKVTTLDADIAGVLLIRGQLERTRVQELMAMSENLESSVPDGQEEPQEGEPEPQEAEPTHDGTPKKKKKRKKEKERIKEEETEEQITTTPPGLNGSTEQTNSSDTPEKKKKKKREKRVKEEEEQMEVSAMENHRGFGDKLSKKRKLESGTDAPSGDDVTPKKSKKKKKSDI; the protein is encoded by the exons ATGGCGAACTTGGACCATGCCGAAGACGACCAAAACCACGTGAAAATGCCCGGCGAACTACCCGCTGCTGACTCGCCAGTCAAACCGAATCAAGGGTCCCGTACGCCGGGTGGAACTCCGAGCACCATCCCCTCATTCGCCGCCGCCTCGGAGCTTCTGTCTGCTCCGTACTCCTGCCTGGTGCTGAACACGCACCGCAGACACGTAGCGCTGCCTCCCGTCTACCTGAACAAGAAAAGGACGGGGATACAGGAGGAGCTGGACGCCGAGCTGCTCAAGTTTTCCCCGAG TCTGCACGGAGTTCCTTTAGCATATGACAACATCCGGATCGTGACCCAACATGGAGACATTTACGACGACAGCGGCTACATCCACATGGACATTGAGGCCAACTTTATTGTGTTCCAGCCCGAAAAAGGACAGAAACTCTTG GGAAAGGTGAATAAACTTGGAGTAAGTCACGTGGGCTGCCTCGTACACGGCTGCTTCAACGCCAGCATCCCCAAACCGAGTCTCGTCTCCGTGGAAACCTGGAGGGACGGCGGGCCGAGGATCGGGTCGGAGCTGGAGTTCAAGGTGACGACGCTGGATGCCGACATCGCAGGGGTGCTGCTGATCAGGGGACAGCTGGAGAGAACCAG GGTGCAGGAGCTGATGGCTATGAGCGAGAACTTGGAGTCGAGTGTTCCTGATGGCCAGGAAGAGCCGCAGGAAGGAGAGCCGGAGCCGCAGGAAGCGGAGCCGACCCACGACGGCACgcccaagaagaagaagaaaaggaagaaggagaaggaaagaaTCAAAGAGGAGGAGACAGAGGAACAGATAACAACGACACCGCCCGGTCTGAACGGATCCACGGAGCAGACAAACAGTTCGGACACtccagagaagaaaaagaaaaagaaaagggagaaacgcgtgaaagaagaggaggagcagatgGAGGTTTCAGCCATGGAGAACCATCGTGGCTTCGGTGACAAACTGAGCAAGAAAAGGAAGCTTGAAAGTGGGACAGATGCACCATCAGGGGACGATGTGACCCCGAAAAaatccaagaagaagaaaaagagtgaCATTTAG
- the LOC122843183 gene encoding transmembrane protein 196 isoform X1: MCSSRKILWSLLLLSLVEVGLGVASIVLGAVGIIWVRGEHPPQQGDASPVWSGLCFLLCGMCGVLCAWKRTGLIMILFSACCICGLIAGILNFQFVRALNKRPNSLQSIHLAAMTLACLGISTCTLSTWLTCRLASSEQQRMFMEREHSLHHSHEMTEKEVLDNSSNGIPQVSYNGHTSASP; the protein is encoded by the exons ATGTGCTCCAGCCGCAAGATCCTGTGGAGTCTGCTCCTGCTCTCTTTGGTGGAAGTGGGCCTGGGTGTGGCGAGCATCGTCTTGGGAGCAGTGGGCATCATCTGGGTGCGTGGGGAGCACCCGCCTCAGCAGGGCGACGCTTCTCCGGTGTGGAGTGGACTCTGT tttctgcTTTGTGGGATGTGCGGAGTGCTGTGTGCTTGGAAGAGGACAGGTCTTATT ATGATCCTCTTCTCAGCTTGCTGCATCTGTGGCCTGATCGCCGGGATTCTCAACTTCCAGTTTGTTCGGGCGCTGAACAAACGGCCAAACTCATTGCAATCGATCCACCTGGCTGCCATGACACTGGCTTGTCTGG GGATCTCAACCTGTACCTTATCCACATGGCTTACCTGTCGACTGGCCAGCTCTGAGCAGCAGAGGATGTTCATGGAGAGGGAGCACTCGCTGCACCATTCTCATGAGATGACCGAGAAG GAGGTCCTTGACAACTCCAGTAATGGCATTCCTCAGGTCTCCTACAACGGACACACTTCAGCGTCACCTTGA
- the LOC122843183 gene encoding transmembrane protein 196 isoform X2 — translation MCSSRKILWSLLLLSLVEVGLGVASIVLGAVGIIWVRGEHPPQQGDASPFLLCGMCGVLCAWKRTGLIMILFSACCICGLIAGILNFQFVRALNKRPNSLQSIHLAAMTLACLGISTCTLSTWLTCRLASSEQQRMFMEREHSLHHSHEMTEKEVLDNSSNGIPQVSYNGHTSASP, via the exons ATGTGCTCCAGCCGCAAGATCCTGTGGAGTCTGCTCCTGCTCTCTTTGGTGGAAGTGGGCCTGGGTGTGGCGAGCATCGTCTTGGGAGCAGTGGGCATCATCTGGGTGCGTGGGGAGCACCCGCCTCAGCAGGGCGACGCTTCTCCG tttctgcTTTGTGGGATGTGCGGAGTGCTGTGTGCTTGGAAGAGGACAGGTCTTATT ATGATCCTCTTCTCAGCTTGCTGCATCTGTGGCCTGATCGCCGGGATTCTCAACTTCCAGTTTGTTCGGGCGCTGAACAAACGGCCAAACTCATTGCAATCGATCCACCTGGCTGCCATGACACTGGCTTGTCTGG GGATCTCAACCTGTACCTTATCCACATGGCTTACCTGTCGACTGGCCAGCTCTGAGCAGCAGAGGATGTTCATGGAGAGGGAGCACTCGCTGCACCATTCTCATGAGATGACCGAGAAG GAGGTCCTTGACAACTCCAGTAATGGCATTCCTCAGGTCTCCTACAACGGACACACTTCAGCGTCACCTTGA